In the Mycoplasma zalophi genome, one interval contains:
- the secDF gene encoding protein translocase subunit SecDF: protein MKTSNNKKQHNKLRWFATFFSMFSVFILLIVGIFVGLKNPAHYSNQFDNGAKVVLKIDNPQNKNGENISTKQVIKKTEDFLTFSRSLHNYDINYTQNLISVTDNNVKTDDEKNQLINTLTKKQFITFTDKNGAPLFYKGKFVIPGSDNSVSLGQLLSDGSSENFSPSFITNPANWNTGSGSGRVSLEFSEQGNKEWKNLLDYYLYNYNEKVYIWINLEEFVDIAKTKFKDDWNKANQNPVNFAYIGNSANPSPNANNQTPAAEPVLKLNQINASKYLLTSITPFALSNPKAGSKQIYLINNHLAYTDKQLSSKINFAYNPFTLTLVNSYYVKSTVSDYVPNEVSSKGNFILATVIAVTLALIGAFLSIKYRLLGAIIFVLISLLTILLISIIFAFSAVLTPSIVFGIVLSIIISFVLINCTLSKIKREINKGSTVVKAASKGQKTTFLSNLDTVATLVVLSIFSIYLSVLPVITFSSILFLVMVLTTVITILLGNLFIYLITRIETFDKYKWLISGKSKNILFKNNNSDIFKHWKWRIVMFTVVLVVFIVILFIPNRDILNNIKLSDSISDKATYILTTNNNLGFDLNTATLINEKLQNSNLNIQSTILETQKLNNLFLVSFTTDFNFTIKQILDTLATINDFDANSVSVVSYQWSSWGFLNSLGWSFIPIVSSFILIAIYLTIRHDLISAFILFIKEIFMLVFTTLALFALRVQIDEYLVVVYFIVTIITIISHLNTSSEINLYTHKDAQLRNYIFSNEEIIKMFNKIFTKRINEFYVIIFISTLASIPSLILFGESNLLIPAGFLIGLIGLFIIDVTFTSVIWKSLIQRKYHNKDRRIKEFYWNDSKIEEQEFLSINDFNK, encoded by the coding sequence ATGAAAACAAGCAACAATAAAAAACAACATAATAAATTAAGATGATTCGCTACATTTTTTTCAATGTTTAGCGTTTTCATTTTATTAATCGTCGGTATATTTGTTGGTTTAAAAAATCCAGCTCATTATTCAAATCAATTCGATAACGGAGCAAAAGTTGTTTTAAAAATAGATAATCCTCAAAATAAAAATGGGGAAAATATTTCAACTAAACAAGTCATAAAAAAAACTGAGGATTTTTTGACTTTCTCACGTTCATTACATAACTACGATATTAATTACACACAAAACTTAATATCTGTAACTGATAATAATGTAAAAACTGATGATGAAAAAAATCAATTAATTAATACATTAACAAAAAAACAATTTATAACTTTTACTGATAAAAACGGAGCACCATTATTTTACAAAGGTAAATTTGTTATACCTGGTTCTGATAATAGTGTGAGTTTAGGACAATTATTATCTGATGGTTCATCAGAAAATTTTTCACCTTCTTTTATCACTAATCCTGCGAATTGAAATACAGGATCTGGATCTGGTAGAGTGAGTTTAGAATTTTCTGAACAAGGTAATAAAGAATGAAAAAATTTATTAGATTATTATCTTTATAATTACAATGAAAAAGTTTACATTTGAATTAATTTAGAGGAATTTGTAGACATAGCAAAAACAAAATTTAAAGATGATTGAAATAAAGCAAATCAAAACCCTGTAAATTTTGCATATATAGGAAACTCAGCAAATCCTTCACCAAATGCAAACAATCAAACTCCTGCAGCTGAACCTGTGTTGAAGTTAAATCAAATAAATGCATCTAAGTATTTATTAACTTCAATTACTCCTTTTGCATTATCAAATCCAAAAGCAGGTTCAAAACAAATTTATTTAATAAATAACCATTTAGCATATACTGATAAACAATTAAGTTCTAAAATAAATTTTGCTTATAATCCATTTACTTTAACTTTAGTAAATAGTTATTACGTAAAATCAACAGTTAGTGATTATGTACCTAATGAAGTATCATCAAAAGGAAACTTTATTTTAGCAACTGTTATTGCAGTTACTTTAGCTTTAATTGGTGCATTTTTATCAATTAAATATCGTTTATTAGGTGCAATAATTTTTGTGCTTATTAGTTTATTAACGATTTTATTAATATCAATAATTTTTGCATTTTCAGCTGTTTTAACACCTTCAATAGTGTTTGGAATAGTGCTTTCAATAATTATTTCATTTGTTTTAATCAATTGTACATTATCAAAAATCAAAAGAGAAATAAATAAAGGTTCAACCGTTGTAAAAGCTGCTTCTAAAGGACAAAAAACCACATTTTTAAGTAATTTAGATACTGTTGCAACTTTAGTTGTTTTATCAATATTCTCAATTTATTTAAGTGTTTTACCTGTTATAACATTTTCAAGTATTTTATTTTTAGTTATGGTTCTTACAACTGTAATTACAATTTTATTAGGTAATTTATTTATCTATTTAATAACTAGAATTGAAACATTTGATAAATATAAATGATTAATTTCAGGAAAATCAAAAAATATTTTATTTAAAAATAATAATTCAGATATTTTTAAACATTGAAAATGAAGAATTGTGATGTTTACAGTAGTTTTAGTTGTATTTATTGTTATATTATTTATCCCAAATAGAGATATTTTAAATAATATTAAATTATCAGATTCAATTTCTGATAAAGCAACATATATATTAACAACTAACAATAATTTAGGATTTGATCTTAACACAGCAACACTTATTAATGAAAAATTACAAAATAGTAATTTAAATATTCAATCAACTATTTTAGAAACTCAAAAATTAAATAATTTATTTTTAGTTTCATTTACTACTGATTTTAATTTCACAATAAAACAAATTCTTGATACTTTAGCAACAATTAATGATTTTGATGCTAATTCAGTGTCTGTTGTTTCATATCAATGATCATCATGAGGATTTTTAAATTCATTAGGTTGAAGTTTTATTCCAATTGTTTCATCATTTATATTAATTGCAATTTACTTAACAATAAGACACGATCTAATCAGTGCTTTTATACTATTTATAAAAGAAATTTTTATGTTAGTATTTACAACGTTAGCTTTATTTGCGTTACGTGTTCAAATCGATGAGTATTTAGTGGTGGTGTATTTCATAGTAACAATAATTACAATTATTTCACACTTAAACACTTCATCTGAAATTAATTTATATACTCACAAAGATGCACAATTAAGAAATTACATTTTTTCAAATGAAGAAATAATAAAAATGTTTAACAAAATTTTTACAAAAAGAATTAATGAATTTTATGTAATTATTTTTATTTCAACATTAGCCTCAATTCCATCATTAATTTTATTTGGAGAAAGCAATTTATTAATTCCAGCGGGATTCTTAATTGGTCTTATTGGTTTATTTATTATAGATGTTACATTTACTTCAGTAATTTGAAAATCATTAATTCAAAGAAAATATCATAATAAAGATAGAAGAATAAAAGAATTTTATTGAAATGATTCAAAAATTGAAGAACAAGAATTCTTATCAATTAATGATTTTAATAAGTAA
- the ruvB gene encoding Holliday junction branch migration DNA helicase RuvB — protein sequence MQSFNIETFDDFIGQNHIKKTIMVMIDAASKQKRIIDHLLFYGPPGLGKTSLAKIIANTTNQKIVYAQGPLLEKKSDLITLFSSIEDNNIIFIDEIHSINKNLFELLYSAMENQSIDIVLGVDGDKKIMRLKLPKFTLISATTNFDMLSQPLKDRFGFIGRLNMYKIEEIEQILTNNAKKYTIKIDNISIKKIAKNARQTPRIANNLLKRVHDFCLYENKEKINLEIVNQAFKYLGVYNLGLNDLQINYLKILADIFEQKAVSLDSISNILKENRQTIINDVEPYLLLHKFVIKTARGRLITEKGVNYLNEYYLK from the coding sequence ATGCAGTCATTTAATATTGAAACTTTTGATGATTTTATTGGACAAAATCATATAAAAAAGACAATAATGGTTATGATAGATGCTGCAAGTAAACAAAAAAGAATTATAGATCACCTTCTTTTTTATGGTCCACCTGGATTAGGTAAAACTTCACTTGCAAAAATAATCGCTAATACCACAAATCAAAAAATAGTTTATGCTCAAGGTCCACTTTTAGAAAAAAAGTCTGATTTAATTACTTTATTTTCTAGTATAGAAGATAATAATATTATTTTTATAGATGAAATACACAGTATTAATAAAAATTTGTTTGAATTGTTATATTCCGCTATGGAAAACCAAAGTATTGACATTGTTTTAGGTGTTGATGGTGACAAAAAAATCATGAGATTAAAATTACCTAAATTTACTTTAATTTCTGCAACAACTAATTTTGACATGCTCTCACAACCACTAAAAGATAGATTTGGTTTTATTGGTAGACTGAATATGTATAAAATTGAAGAAATTGAACAAATTTTGACTAATAATGCTAAAAAATACACAATAAAAATCGATAATATTTCAATTAAAAAAATTGCAAAAAATGCAAGACAAACACCAAGAATTGCAAATAACTTATTAAAAAGAGTTCATGATTTTTGTTTATATGAAAATAAAGAAAAAATTAATTTAGAAATAGTTAATCAAGCTTTTAAATATTTGGGGGTTTACAATTTAGGTTTAAATGATTTACAAATTAATTATTTAAAGATTTTAGCAGATATTTTTGAACAAAAAGCAGTGTCTTTAGACAGTATTTCTAATATTTTAAAAGAAAATAGACAAACAATTATAAACGATGTTGAACCTTATTTGCTTCTTCATAAATTTGTAATAAAAACAGCAAGAGGAAGATTAATTACTGAAAAAGGTGTTAATTATTTAAATGAATACTATTTGAAATAA
- the ruvA gene encoding Holliday junction branch migration protein RuvA, whose protein sequence is MKIYIYGKIVHINKNYLILENNGVGEIIYMPNVEKFKKDEFAKIFIHEYSSEYFKTTYGFGNFRELIVFEDLLSVQGIGPKTAINILSVGWRNIMIYISTANIEKLSEIPYLSTKTARQLVFEFQLKYEGILQKLEKNTQNSEENTQNNEFNFNKHETPIVSENLKNLEKSLKVLGFKQKQIKYAIDKINPVNDLEKSVEEAIKIISQASHDAVI, encoded by the coding sequence ATGAAAATATACATTTATGGAAAAATTGTTCACATTAATAAAAATTATTTAATTTTAGAAAATAACGGTGTAGGTGAAATTATTTATATGCCTAACGTAGAAAAATTTAAAAAAGATGAATTTGCAAAAATTTTTATTCATGAATATAGTTCTGAATATTTTAAAACAACATATGGTTTTGGAAATTTTAGAGAATTAATTGTTTTTGAGGATTTATTATCAGTTCAAGGTATAGGACCAAAAACAGCAATTAATATATTGTCAGTTGGTTGAAGAAATATTATGATTTACATATCAACTGCAAATATTGAAAAATTGTCAGAGATACCTTATTTAAGTACAAAAACAGCAAGACAACTAGTTTTCGAATTTCAATTAAAATATGAAGGAATTTTACAAAAACTAGAAAAAAATACTCAAAATTCAGAAGAAAATACTCAGAATAATGAATTTAATTTCAATAAACATGAAACACCTATTGTTTCAGAAAATCTAAAAAATTTAGAAAAGAGTTTGAAAGTTTTAGGTTTTAAACAAAAGCAAATTAAGTACGCTATTGATAAAATAAATCCTGTTAATGACTTAGAAAAATCAGTTGAAGAAGCAATTAAAATAATTTCACAAGCAAGTCACGATGCAGTCATTTAA